GGTTGTAGGTTGATCCGGAATGGTGTCGTATgtgtaaaaacattaaaaatattcaaactttttgCATAAGGTATACTGCATTAGAAATACATTGTATCAGTTTTTCAGCATActttaaagaattatatatttttgtttaataggcCTTTTGATCATATCATAAGCGCAATTGCAgcgtttattttttcgtactgacagcaataagtaggactaagagtagaagatatttatttattcattttatcacattggttatagaTCATTTAGTACGAAGCAAAagcgtgattttaaaatgaaaagtccTATAAAGCCAACATCTcacagaaaaacaagtgaaaacaaacaattgactgatttaatagttgaaatatcctgtatagaaaatgttgaatgtcagtgcttgcattatttttttataaattagaagagttagaaaccaacacaattatggcggcttTTCGGTcgctatttatttgtttttcgaaatttttcgagaaagagaattttttcgattttcaagaatgtttcacaagacctcTAGTTTTGAAGctacatgcaaattttcaactctctatcttttattgttttggagaaactggacaccaaagttttgtccaaaTTCGCCCCCTcatggataaacagtgacgtttacgaaaaaatttttttacggtttctatttctaacggtttacaagatggattccgcggacccaagacccaattgatcgattttgttcatttacgaacttagcctcactttttacgtcctgagcacgctataaagtttctgcttgatatctcatttcgtttttgagttagcgtgttcacggacagacaggcggacaaccgaaaatgggctaattaggttgttttatgaacacctatattatattcgtagcatcaatatttttgtgttacaaacttgcatctaaacttagtataccttgatatatataacatacatacaggggataaaattttctcaCGTTTGGATTTCTTGAAAATAACTCTGGAAATTAAAGTTGTGTCCTTGTTACCAATAGTCAAAACTGTTTTGCATACAGAAAAAAGTAtgcgaatttttcaaaaaactaacttgTAAACaagaatttaagaatttttttatcttagaaaatattatcgCGTTTGggaattttgttgaaaattaaacatattaaataaaaacactcaaaaatgtatttacacacatacatatttcatacatatttatttttacccacacattcatataaatgttCTATCCATATATAAACAATTCTTTTTACCATCTTAGCGACTATGATttcagaaaacttttttaaatcactCACAGATGCCGAGACTAAAGTTCGAAATATACTTTAAGGAAAATTTCACattaagaattttcaaaaaacaaaattttaacataaaaatgctCTTAAgtaatcgatttttaaaaaactacctTTCCTTTTTTGTACAGAGGTAAATTCACTCAATAAATGGTAATAATGGTAACGCGTATAAAGACcataagaataatttaaaaaaatatttaaaggttTATTAGGTTTTGAGGAAGAGGCCAGCAAAATGTCGCACTAGCTCAAATGCATTTTTTAGAAGACCCTCTCTGCAGTGGTTAAAATAGACTAAAAGTgccaaacaaaattgtttttataaactttaaggTATGAACATCTAAAAGGACTAAATCCAAAATATAACagcttttttattcatatttaaaaagtgtattatttcgCAATTCCAAGTGAGAACGTCCCCTTAACTTCAAAGTAAGTAAACGCTATTTATTTACATtggtaaaaatatgaataatttactaACCATGGATGGATAGGCAAtaggataaaaaataataattaaaatagtcaaaaataatttaaaatagttgtGTTTAAAATGGAGGAGATATCTTGTAGCATATAGTTATTAATCTTACCCCTCCCCCTCCCGCATAACTAGATGATAACGTAAAAAACCAGAAGAACGCTAACTAAAGTGAGTGTAAAAGTAAAGTTCCTGAAACTATAGCCATAACAGGTTTTTTGacggaatttttattttaatttacaattttatattttaacattacaattactaattattaatgATGATGAGACGTCGCATCACTACTAATCATTacagttatttttatattttaagaatatccTTCTTGCTGCTTCAAAAAAACCTTGAATATCTTGAACTATCATTAAGTTTTGaactatttcattaaaatttttaggctGTGGTTGCATTTCAATTACTGAAATTTATAAGTTAAATCATTAGTACTCATTTTGTTCAGTTAATTATAAGActatcaatttttgaatattcactCTTCCATAgatattgaaattttctatccaaaacaaaattctagtaattttggaatttttttaatctgtatagaactttaaattaaattttggagaTTTAGGGTGCTATTTTATCctattcgatttttaaattcagtaattatactttcccaaattatctaaaattgaaGCTAAAGATGGATTcagaacaaaaattatcaaaatcattaGAAAGTTACTATTTATGCACAGTAAATTTCGCTATATTAGGAATAGTGATTATAATAACGAAAAATTACACCATACATCTAAAATTCAATATCAAGCTAGCTGAACAAATCTCGTATAGAAATGCTTACTCTAATGGATGATCCAATTTTAGCTTTTCCAAACCGTGTTAACTCAACCTAACTAAGTTAATTGGACTATTAGACCTACTTCTTGGAACTGGCTGAGTTCGTATGCtgtttttaatagttattcTGCTATTCGGGACGGagacaaatacaaaaaatcaaagaattaaaattgGTCGATCCGTTCTCGAGTTATAAATGGTCGAACAAAAccgactttcttttatatattaaataacatacatataaaagGGTCACACACCCTTAGGCGGGGTAGGCTTTTTTTTGTTCTCGAATTTTAAATGGTCGAACAAACCCaactttcatttatataaaagtaagaGCAGAAATGGCGATCCTATTTTAGTTCCACTTTTAGATCAATTCTCAAAAAATCCCAAAACAACCCTTAATGTTACGTTTTATATATAGAACAAAAACTCGGAATCTGAAATTTCGATCACCCATTATCTTTATAagtgaaatatataaaacaaaaaaaacttttacaaaacttaCATGTCCaacatttgaaatttgtattgtacaataatttaataaaatattttggattatcCAATCGAACTGTGGTAAAATATGAAACGTGTACCATATATTTATCATCGGATTGTGGTACAACTGCCAAGTGGATATCTAGTGCGGTTTTATACCTATGTAGTAAATATTTCTCTTCTTCAGATTTATTCAGTCGAATTTCTTTGAGTTTTTCCActtctataattataaatatattaaattatacatgattattcaataagatgttaccacttTTATGAtaagtacataatttttaattaaataattatcaacagaatttcattaattttgaaaaaataaaataataagggatataaaaattatttaatttttttcagaacaCTACCAACACTCCTTAAATGGCAGTGAGAGTCAACTGGCTTTGTGAGAGACAATGAAGGTAGAAACTTTTCGATTccaatttacattatttttgttgCAACCTAGCTATCTAATGTGAGTAGACAAAGATGCTCGATTTGAGCGATAGAAACTATGCCAGTATAATTCTGGAGAGCATTATGTGAAAAATACAGAAAACCTCCAAGAACATAGTCAGAGGAAGTTTAATAtttgcatacattttttaattgaacataaACATCTCCATAAATATGAAACTCTTATTTtctccaaataaatttttgaaatttaatataattaatattgagtagatattataatatatatggtacccaaaaaaaacttaattgctataataaaactaatgtaaacaaaaattttacttacctaaTTCTAAAGGTTCGATTTTGGAATTTAACTTATTCAAATACgtttcaattttatcaattcgTGAACGATAATTGTCAATATTATCTTTTAATCGACTTATCTTTTTCAAACGATCTTCGGCAACTTTTTCGTCAAAAACTTTGTTAAAGTTATTTAGTTTCAATTTGATGTTTTGTATCTCCTTTACATTATCTATACGAACACGAAACTTTTATtagtttatcataaataaatcagaacttaaaatatattaaaatacgtTTAGCTTCATCTTCTTCAGGcatttgtatttcattttgCTTCTGGTATACAATTTCTTGGCGTGGTTCTTTTAGAAAAGACGGTAAATCAAGATctatcataattaaaaaacaaatccaaCTAAACtaaattgaagtttaaactaattttattcattacattaaaaataatagtaaacaaagattcaaaaacaaaaactgtcGTTACGATTCAAACATGATGATGGGTGCGTTCACAAAAAGTAAACAGTTTGAAATTGTTCACAAACCACAAACTTATGACATACAGACTGATATATACATTGTAACTTGTAAGTAAATACAAGTAAGTACCTTTGAAATATACGAGAGTCCAACAACTTCCGATTTACATAAACCTGtcgacataatttaattttttttaaattttgttttcactcctattcttttaattattgtttacttaaattttttcgataatctTTAACTGCACAAAATAGGGGATcggaactaaattttttttatcactttagatgaagaatactcacttcacgaatagaaaagtgagtgaagttggtttttaaaaatctttactagtatgcaagatatgaacgtttaaaattccttattaaacaaagagattacgtataaaactttgttttgctaaaaggaaatGAGCAACgattgaatgcaatctttgattgcttataacttctttgttttttagtcagttttaatttcattttcaaattttgttatgatttaATGAAGAATAAAGTTTCGTATAGCTTTTTTGATTCCCTAATTTAGTTATATACCACGGAGCCTAAATTCAAAGGGGTATATTTTTCCATTctgtttcaaatattataattaaagttcGAATCTATGTCTgtctgatttattaaaaaaacaagtgaaaacaaacaattgactgagttaattgttgaaatggcATGTATAGTCAATGTTGATTAGGCAATCGTTTGATTTTTACGTTATGTAATTAAAGAAAGGCCGCCACTCTTCCACACAAAGTAAAAAGAGTAAATTCTTCTCACCTCCTAAGTAAACATATTATATGCTACTATATATTATCTAAATTGCGCCCTTgccggtaaacagtgatgtttacgaaaaaatattttaagccaaaatttttttatttatttataagagcacgctttaaaaatttcagcttaaaaagtattttcattagtgaattatcgtgtttacagatgGACAGAAGaaaggacaaccggaaatggattttatgaacaaatgaaatatgatgataatatatttcatatatacatggtataaaaaaaaccgCTTAACCTATGGATTTTATCCAAGTATCTATTTGTCAAAATCGAGTGTTTAGTTTGgacaatttttttgatgatGTATACACACCCTAATCCcgataattttttgcatttttatttactagTCTATATTTAGAAGTCTGTGAAGCTAATTCtgacatatttgatatatttgacTTGAAAAACAGAAAATGCTTAAATATAAATCtctacaaaaacatttattagtatttaaatatgtaaatatgatTTGATATACCgactaatttgaaaaatttcttaatagaaATTAAAGAAACCATAAAATTCACAAGGTAGAAGAAGTACAATTAAGACAATAAATTGAATGATGTATTAATAATAACGGTTTTATCTACACAGATGTTTACTTCACTTCCAAAACGTTTGGCCGCATTTGATTTTGATTATACAATTGTTGATGATAATACAGATACTGTAATCCGTGGATTATTACCCGCATCCGAAGTAGTAAAATATTCCTGTACAGATTTTAAATGCTGGACATATTATATGcaagatattttcaataaattataccaAAGAAATGTCAGTGACTTAGatattacaaatgaaattattaaaattcaacccGTATCGGGTATGaaaacattgataaaaaaattaaaagacgaacttaattttgatataattataattagtgaCTCTAATACACTATTCATTGATAAATGGCTAAGTAGTGTAGGTTTAAAGGATTACATTTTACAAGTATTCTCAAATCCTGCACAATTTGTTGACCAACAGTTACAAATTCAACCATATCATGAACAAACTGATTGTAAATTAAGTCCGTATAATATGTGTAAATATCGTATATTAGATGAATTTCTACAATCACAAAAGCAGAATAATGTTAATTACAGTGCAATATATTACTTTGGTGATGGCTCAAATGATTTCTGTCCAATATCACAGTTATCAACGAATGATATAGGATGTGTACGCTTTGGTTATAAGTGTTTAGATATGttgcaaaaatgtattttaaaacaacCTCCCAAGAATGTTTTAGAGAATCATATTCGATCGGAAATATTTATATGGCATGATGGACATGACTTGTTGAAGTTTATCAGTgcaaaagtgaaataaaatcaCTATTTATGTaacagttaattatttttttattttctacctcaTTTTTATACTTGTCATtgagattaaaattttgtattattaaatatttgacaatAAATCCTAAAATTAACCGGGTCTATTTGTTTTTATaggaatttgaattttttccaaattttgatggaaaatatttgttttattagaaTTACAATATCAAATGCAATTTTTCGTATTTAGACAAAGTAACTATTGTAATCCTCAGTTAAATcgatatttatataacaattatGATGAATAAATAACTTTTCCAGACGGTATAATTTCTAATCGGTTAGTTGCCAGAATAGCGACTATACGATTTTTTACTAAATACCTATAGAGAGACCCAACATAAATAGATTTAAGATGACCAACCTTGCCAAAACATAAgtggtaacattttttaaattagtggaGTCAATGAGTGTTTTTACTTGGAAGTCCtcaggaacagctccgattttgatgatttttttttcagaacgattttttttgtatattatttaaaatcagaaacatttcagatgggggaaataatctggagggggaatagccaatgtcgtgactgatatatcgactcccagcctaaatcgctaatgatagatgtttgaaatttcgagaagttattgattttatactgtaaatgtcacataaaaaaggatttttcgaaattcatcccctaaaagggtgaaataggggatgaaagtttgtatgaaaatatataaaaaccgtcatttttgagttcatttcttaaccgattttaaaaattctttcacctatataatgctacattatcagcaagtaaaatgggctatattttattttcaaaaaaattaaggttccgtatcaaaagttaaaatcaattaaatactgaaatcgacatttttgagttaactacgttaccgattttaaaaattttaaaaatgtagagTTCGAAAATTTATTCCTGACAGGCAACTGACAAGCTAACTGTTTTTTCCCGGTTCTTATTTTCCAGGGTAcattaattttctcaaattctAAGAGATTATCcctgtataaattataaatatgaagtaaggatgtttgtttgtgtggttgttatgctttcacgcaaaaactaatgaatggatttgaaatgaaacaacaataataatatgataaaagtatattacaaaaaaaggtatatttattgttttgacatttcataaaacaggtGAAGAAGTGCAGTTTATGGACATCTATTCTAAAAATGTTATCAGGCGTACttcttattacatttttttttaattgaaaactgattatttgatacatatactCTTATCCGTGTAAAATAATCGAAGAAGTGTACTTTCTTTTATTGCATGTTCATTAAAAAGAAGtagtttaaaatgaataattatttttcaataataaaaaaaaattgtttgtttaacgGTTAGTTTTAAAAGACAGGGTGAAAGATGCAATTTAGGGCCATCCATTTTATACATCACCTATTAATCTTCATATGTTTGCACCGAATGGAAACATAGTATACAGAAGCATCCTATGCGCTATGTGCCTGAAGCCAAGTGGCGCCAACTAGTGGAAAGTGTAGAACTATTCACCTGTCATGCGGCCattgtttttctttgtatacattgaaCTGCATGTAGCTCTCTACcattatcaataacaaaaacttttaaataacaagtgaaaacaaacaattgactgagttaattgttgaaataccatgcatagtcagtgttgatttctttatcacattacacatacaaacatgtgacacatacataactgataatcaagtatagtacatatgtaaatgactttataggtttctgcattaccgaccgacatttagtgtatagtttttacacatattataaaatttccgcctaattggcgccctcacgggtaaacagtgatgtttacgaaaaaatgtttcaaacaaaagttgtttaatttttgataaggaacattttttacatttaaacttttgttctatctctaacggtttataagatgggttcaacggacccaagacccaattgacctatgatgctcatttacgaacttgacctcactttttacgtcctgagtacgctgtaaaaatttcagctcgatatcttttttcgtttttgagttatcgtgtccacagacggacggacggacggacggacaaccggaaatggactaattcacgtatgacaaaatttttttcgtagcatcattatttttaagcgttacaaacttgggactaaacttaatatactatgtatatatcatatatgcatggtatacaaATGCTCTATATAAGACACAATAGGTACCGAACTACACAAGTAATCACGAGAATATGGAGATGCAGCTCGCCTGTGTGACTTGAGTgcaaaaaactgtatttttagtGAAGTGGGAAAAAACGAGGACAAGTGAGACACCTCAAGTGTCACATCCACACTCTGCCTCACCCGACTTCACGCTAATTCACGAAATTGCGGAGTAAGCTTTATACAAAAAGCACACCATCAGAAATTCTGATGGTATGCGCGTTGTATCAGATTTTCTTAAAAGAATCTCATATGAGAAATTCTTACCGTGTGAAACATCCTTTTGCTTAAGAATGTAGTCTTTCCAGGCATTGACGCCCCAGAAAAGTGACAATACtgctatttaatatttaagagaaaaatGTTACGTTTCGAAATGTAATATTAAACCATTCCCATATTCTCTGCTTTAAACACCATGTAGATAAAAATAAGCATTTATTTAGCtaagatatttaattaaacgCCCTTCCATTATACCAAACATAACTCTTTCATTATCAAACGTAACAAAATAATAAGACTTTATTTAATTCTTACCCAAATACAAATGTTACGTTttatcatgaaggttataaagagttttatcttatatatttaaacgagcaattcttgtatatatatatttacgatcttggaaatggctccaacgattttcatgaaaatgagtatgtaggggttttttggggcgataagtcgatctaacaggtttcattttaaaacaagtgaaaacaaacaattgactgagttaattgttgaaataccatgtataggcagtgttgataactctgtcacatttcacatacatacatatctgacatatttaactgatattctcatataatgcgcaagtgttgatgcgcaatcgtttgttttttttgacgtcatgtaaataacaaaagatattcattttgatattcctatattaatacatactataaaatttgtacctaattaacgccctcgtgggtaaacagtgatgtttacaaaaaaatgtttcaaacaagagttgtttatttttttgtaaggaacattttttacatttaaacttttattctatctctaacggtttacaagatgggtactacggacccatgacccaattgacccatgttgctcatttacgaacttgacctcactttttacgtcctaagcacgctgtaaaaattcagcttgatatctcttttcgtttttgagtaatcgtgaccacagacggacggacggacggacaacaggaaatggattaattaggtgattttatgaacacctataccaattttttttttgtagcatcaatatttttaggcgttacaaacttgggactaaacttataatactatgtatatttcatatatacatggtataaaaacgtcgttttattcgttttttcgtgaaaaactgaaacatacatcgcaaaatatgactcttcctgacatcttttggtgtatatcgtagttaatgaaatacaatgcaaattataactcttcctgacatctattggtgtatatcgtagttaatgaaatacaatgcaaattataactcttcctgacatctattggtgtatatcgtagttaatgaaatacattcaaattggtatttttgtggagacatttaaaacggtcttctattagtgataaaatttgtgtctttttaagaataccgagcaaagctcggtcatccagatatgaTGATGATATAAAGAGTTTTATCATGATGAATGGTGAGAAGTGTATCTACCAAAATTTGACGTTACGCCATCTCATAGACCTCTTCATTTTCTTGaagtgattaccttttgtttcgtacagtatgttaaaaaactaatgtaataaaatgaataacaaatatattatatctttGTCCAACTTTACTGTCTGTCCAAAACAAtcatgaatcgtaattgaaatcaAAAGGTCTATGGCATAATAGCTACAGAATGTGAATCAACTTTTATTCTCTTCTTGTCtaatcaaaatcatcaaaaataaaatacatcaaattaaaaaaggcATGGACGAAACTTTTGTATCTAACTATATTCGTGATCGCATACATTTTCCCGCCAAACTCTTATATCAAATGAATTTAAGAAAACagtcaatatattataaacagttcaaattaataatcataaactTTTATTAGTGAATAATTTAATgtgtaaaaacttatttttgaattttcattattgctAATCATGGTGTTCacattttataatttgcaaATGTCCCTACACTGCAATTTTACATTTGTGTAAAATGGCCCCTGAATAAAATGACATTTCTGTATAAGGCCTTAATTACTTactattgacattttttaatataaccaaaattgcaaaatttattttgattttatcaaatGTGAATTCCAATTTGTAACAGATCAAGGTATTGATCAAATGTGCTGATACTTTACTGGCGGATTGGATTAAAaggtaaaatcaaaaaaccaaatcattataaaatttttaattaattattttaagtactcAAAGGTTGAATTTGCATATTTgacttataattataattaaaatcctTTAATAAGTATCGTGTAcgaattatataatacaaatttgcaaaaattcgtAGGAAATTTGAAACTGTAGATTTTTTATTCTCCCCCATCATAGTATGAAAACACATATCGAAAAACGCTGGAGACCAAAATATTGGTGCAGAAATTAAAGATGATTTTAAACttcgttgtttatttttcaaattcaaatagcCTATTGATGAACCTAATATTGGTAGAAAATAACCAAAGATTAACATGCCAAACATGTACAGTTTCATATTTCTTGAATCgaaacattcttttaaattccGTGATCCATAAATTCGGTTATTTATAAAGTCCGTAATGTTGAAAGTAGATATTTCGTTTGAAgtattttgacttccttggataATTTTGTATATCGTTGTAATAGTCTGAtcgattttgtttgaaaaatttgaattatttatgggTATATCATGTGATTCGAGTATTGTATTTGAATGTGATCCTTGTGGAATGTTACACatgtataaaattgatatcCACAGTATTGGAATGAGCCATtgacaaaaagttaaaaaaattttccaccaTAATTTCACGGAGAAATGTTCTTCAGTATTAGATGATCCTTTTTTCTTGGATTTGAGATGATATATTATTTGTGTGCAAAGCACAGTAAATGTATGAATAAATGAACTTATAAAGGTTGCATATTCCAtccaaaattgatgaaaatcacATTGTTTAGTTGAGTATTCTAGATTTACTGATAAATCGTACGAGTTAAATTTCACTGTTTTTCCTAATTTCACACTTTTATTAGTATCATTTActagtaaattatttatgaacatTCGAATCTCTTGTAAATCTTCATTTTCGGATATATCTGCGGTATTATTTGCAAACTGAATTGGTTTTGTTATGTTTGGCTTTAAATCTACCGGTAAATTTGAATCAAGTATCTCACTTTTGTTTAAGCCACAATATATGTAGAATAATCCAATTACAATTACACCAAATATTTCTGagaaattataattcaattcTGAATTGGATgtcttaaataaaatgaatattatgtaaaatgttGATATAAGTCcacatattattaaaagaat
This genomic interval from Chrysoperla carnea chromosome 1, inChrCarn1.1, whole genome shotgun sequence contains the following:
- the LOC123305619 gene encoding uncharacterized protein LOC123305619; translation: MIDLDLPSFLKEPRQEIVYQKQNEIQMPEEDEAKHNVKEIQNIKLKLNNFNKVFDEKVAEDRLKKISRLKDNIDNYRSRIDKIETYLNKLNSKIEPLELEVEKLKEIRLNKSEEEKYLLHRYKTALDIHLAVVPQSDDKYMVHVSYFTTVRLDNPKYFIKLLYNTNFKCWTLIEMQPQPKNFNEIVQNLMIVQDIQGFFEAARRIFLKYKNNCND
- the LOC123305602 gene encoding probable phosphatase phospho2, whose amino-acid sequence is MFTSLPKRLAAFDFDYTIVDDNTDTVIRGLLPASEVVKYSCTDFKCWTYYMQDIFNKLYQRNVSDLDITNEIIKIQPVSGMKTLIKKLKDELNFDIIIISDSNTLFIDKWLSSVGLKDYILQVFSNPAQFVDQQLQIQPYHEQTDCKLSPYNMCKYRILDEFLQSQKQNNVNYSAIYYFGDGSNDFCPISQLSTNDIGCVRFGYKCLDMLQKCILKQPPKNVLENHIRSEIFIWHDGHDLLKFISAKVK